In Bactrocera oleae isolate idBacOlea1 chromosome 5, idBacOlea1, whole genome shotgun sequence, a genomic segment contains:
- the mRpL33 gene encoding large ribosomal subunit protein bL33m: MRLSEVLFKKVKSKRIMVLMESVVSGHQFNMFRDRLADKLELLRFDPYIQKESIYRERKRIRSA; the protein is encoded by the exons ATGCGTCTATCCGAGGTCTTATTCAAAAAAGTCAAAAGCAA ACGCATCATGGTGCTGATGGAGAGCGTGGTTAGTGGTCATCAGTTTAATATGTTCCGTGATCGCTTGGCGGATAAATTGGAGTTGTTGCGTTTCGATCCATATA taCAAAAGGAGAGCATCTACCGCGAACGCAAGAGGATACGCAGCGCTTAA
- the LOC106618689 gene encoding histone H1.C6/H1.C9 → MPVPTCSGGSCTISRPKKSTTTKSKPKSTSTSAKKTTAKKTTAKKSTTKPKTTTTKAKSTASKTKKSTTTRKSTTGAKSKTAARKTTTTRQRNDSYCDCSYCCESSTDSNSDYSDSSDSTDSCSSGGCY, encoded by the coding sequence ATGCCCGTACCCACATGTTCGGGAGGCTCGTGTACAATTTCGAGGCCAAAAAAATCGACAACCACTAAGTCGAAACCAAAATCAACAAGCACAAGCGCCAAGAAGACTACCGCCAAAAAGACTACGGCCAAGAAATCGACAACCAAACCCAAGACAACCACAACAAAGGCCAAATCAACAGCTAGTAAAACGAAGAAGTCTACAACAACAAGGAAGTCAACAACTGGTGCAAAGTCGAAAACCGCTGCGCggaaaacaacaactacacgcCAACGGAACGACAGTTATTGTGATTGTTCTTATTGTTGTGAAAGTTCAACAGATTCTAACAGTGATTATTCTGATTCTTCTGACTCTACAGATAGCTGTAGTTCCGGTGGTTGTTACTAA
- the LOC106618003 gene encoding clumping factor B: MPVPKLSKSNKHAPSAKEIKKEHVDSLVEELLSGNKKLTKAQQHKKRELEAYLVQKLQQYDEESDDTATDSSGTEDSESDSETESSCGCEDCTETDSEHDSATGSSEGSESDSDGDSDSESNSSDDTGSSSDDSCSDTDSECDYSKRSDQFTDEYTINSYSDESDYS; the protein is encoded by the coding sequence ATGCCTGTACCAAAGTTGTCCAAATCTAACAAGCATGCACCAAGTGCTAAGGAAATCAAGAAGGAGCATGTCGATTCCTTAGTGGAAGAGCTGCTGAGCGGCAACAAAAAACTAACCAAGGCTCAACAACACAAGAAACGTGAGTTGGAAGCTTATTTGGTGCAGAAGCTGCAACAATACGATGAAGAGAGCGATGACACAGCAACCGACTCATCAGGTACTGAGGATTCTGAATCTGACAGCGAAACGGAAAGCAGTTGCGGTTGCGAAGATTGTACCGAAACAGACAGTGAACATGATAGCGCTACGGGTAGCTCTGAGGGGTCGGAGTCGGACAGCGACGGGGACTCTGACTCTGAATCCAATAGCTCTGATGACACAGGATCCAGTAGTGATGATAGTTGCAGCGATACGGATAGCGAGTGTGATTATAGCAAGCGCTCCGATCAGTTTACAGatgaatatacaataaatagttATAGTGATGAATCTGAttattcgtaa
- the NO66 gene encoding bifunctional lysine-specific demethylase and histidyl-hydroxylase NO66, with the protein MSEPISAFAAYRTTLSKNGNTSKKGNNKKAAAASNKPGANKKNAAKNKSFQKDKPKKATKSQNAANPIIAAKEKVVAPAKAKEVVNNKTAPKVEASKNKANTKKATGKTEPPAKQKQKAQHAATNGKAESNGINENEIDNLVEQLLSDSPSKPKKLTKAQQKKKQELEDYLVKQLERDDEEAGEEEYDTETGSEEDYSRDSDEFSDEYTINSYTDEEEEECEEEETGVSGSDYSSESDVGKQPIATSTKNSIPQKRKGNAETSSKTASEATERKKARQADRPTDQRKSIPVSVETVADKAAKTTDKRRHSIAESEAAASAKVAVKTVDAKAVKMEPLSPPHNIVKMNSIQEGEKVFGWLLSPLNLKEFFSKYWEMGAYLVKRKGSNYYSKLMSFEAIDQMLINNHVEFTKNIDITSYKNGVRETLNPVGRAMPPVVWDHYGQGCSVRLLNPHTFLPELFKLNTTLQEYFHCLVGANAYLTPPNSQGFAPHYDDIEAFVLQIEGRKRWRLYKPRTQAEQLPRFSSKNFTQQEIGQPIFDEVLEPGDLLYFPRGTIHQATTAPGYHSLHITLSVYQKQSYADLFERMMPLVLQRAIGNNLDMRCGLPLYTFQHAGIAYSDNDTKERADLLRKVTKLMGQCLHSAELGEMMDAAVDQLAKKYQHEALPPHVLAGERARTIFGSRSTTNEHGECLCDYEIDERTNVRLLRANIMRLVQEEDKVRIYYYVDNSKEYCEYEPNFIEIEPEEAASVEVLIRSYPEYVGVSQLPLEDDERKVQMVTALWERGLLMTEKPFK; encoded by the exons ATGTCGGAACCGATTTCTGCATTTGCGGCATATCGTACTACACTTTCAAAAAATGGTAATACGTCTAAAAAAGGTAATAACAAGAAAGCAGCTGCTGCTAGCAACAAACCCGGTGCAAACAAAAAGAATGCGgcaaaaaataaatcatttcAAAAAGATAAACCaaagaaagcaacaaaaagtCAAAACGCAGCAAACCCCATTATTGCGGCTAAAGAAAAAGTGGTGGCTCCAGCCAAGGCTAAGGAAGTTGTTAACAACAAAACTGCACCAAAAGTTGAGGCCTCGAAAAACAAAGCAAACACCAAGAAAGCAACAGGCAAAACTGAGCCGCCTgcgaagcaaaaacaaaaagcgcaGCATGCTGCTACTAACGGTAAAGCAGAGTCCAACGGcattaatgaaaatgaaattgacaACTTGGTGGAACAATTGCTAAGCGACTCACCGTCCAAGCCAAAGAAGCTAACGAAAGCACAACAGAAAAAGAAGCAAGAATTGGAGGATTATTTGGTAAAGCAGTTGGAGAGAGATGATGAAGAGGCGGGTGAGGAAGAATATGATACTGAAACTGGTAGTGAGGAAGATTACAGCCGCGATTCGGATGAATTCTCTGACGAGTACACCATAAATAGTTATACCGATGAGGAAGAAGAGGAATGCGAGGAGGAGGAAACTGGTGTCAGTGGCAGTGATTACTCTAGTGAAAGTGATGTTGGTAAACAACCCATTGCCACATCTACTAAAAACAGCATACCACAAAAGCGTAAAGGTAATGCGGAAACCAGCAGTAAGACTGCCAGTGAAGCCACTGAGCGAAAGAAGGCGCGTCAAGCAGACAGACCCACTGATCAGCGTAAATCAATTCCAGTTTCAGTAGAAACTGTTGCTGACAAAGCGGCAAAGACAACAGATAAGCGCAGGCATTCCATAGCCGAAAGTGAAGCGGCCGCCAGCGCTAAAGTAGCTGTAAAGACCGTGGATGCGAAAGCAGTAAAAATGGAGCCCTTATCACCGCCACACAACATCGTAAAAATGAATAGCATACAAGAGGGTGAAAAGGTGTTCGGTTGGCTGCTTAGTCCACTAAACCTTAAGGAATTCTTCAGCAAGTATTGGGAAATGGGCGCCTATTTAGTCAAGCGCAAAGGCTCTAACTACTACTCAAAACTAATGTCGTTTGAGGCTATCGATCAAATGTTAATCAATAATCATGtcgaatttacaaaaaatattgatatcacTTCTTATAAAAATG GTGTACGTGAAACGCTCAATCCCGTTGGACGTGCCATGCCGCCCGTCGTGTGGGATCACTATGGGCAAGGTTGCAGTGTACGCCTACTCAATCCGCACACCTTCCTACCGGAGCTTTTCAAGCTAAACACAACCTTGCAGGAGTACTTTCACTGTCTTGTGGGTGCCAATGCCTACCTCACGCCGCCCAACAGTCAAGGTTTCGCGCCACATTACGACGATATAGAGGCTTTTGTGCTGCAAATTGAGGGCCGCAAACGCTGGCGTCTCTACAAGCCACGCACGCAGGCGGAGCAGCTGCCACGTTTCTCATCGAAAAATTTTACGCAGCAAGAAATCGGTCAACCCATATTCGATGag GTGCTTGAACCCGGCGATCTGCTGTACTTTCCACGCGGCACTATACATCAAGCTACCACAGCACCTGGCTACCATTCGTTGCACATCACCTTGAGCGTGTATCAAAAGCAATCGTACGCTGATCTCTTTGAACGCATGATGCCATTGGTGTTGCAGCGCGCCATTGGAAACAATCTGGATATGCGTTGCGGCCTGCCGCTATATACGTTCCAGCATGCTGGCATTGCCTACAGCGACAATGACACTAAAGAGCGCGCCGATCTGTTGCGCAAAGTAACGAAGCTTATGGGGCAGTGTTTGCATAGCGCAGAGCTGGGCGAAATGATGGACGCCGCTGTGGATCAGCTGGCTAAGAAGTATCAGCACGAAGCGCTGCCACCGCATGTTTTGGCCGGTGAGCGCGCACGCACAATTTTTGGTTCGCGCAGCACCACCAATGAGCATGGCGAGTGCTTGTGTGACTATGAAATTGATGAGCGCACCAATGTGCGGCTGCTGCGCGCCAACATCATGCGTTTGGTGCAGGAGGAGGATAAAGTGCGTATCTACTACTATGTGGATAACTCCAAGGAGTACTGTGAATATGAGCcgaatttcattgaaatcgaGCCAGAGGAGGCGGCAAGTGTGGAGGTGCTGATACGCTCATATCCGGAGTATGTGGGTGTGTCGCAGCTGCCACTGGAAGATGATGAGCGCAAGGTGCAGATGGTGACGGCGCTGTGGGAGCGTGGTCTGCTGATGACTGAGAAGCCCTTCAAATGA
- the LOC106618617 gene encoding farnesol dehydrogenase yields MERWVDKVAVVTGASSGIGWAIAQDLLKSGMIVIGLARRLQQMEELKEELDASIRERFYPRSCDMTVLPSVKSNFHWIEQRFHRLHVLVNNAGMVEMTKVLEEGNEAILQRVIDVNLMGTVNCTKQAYRLMQTTMAQGEACHIITVNSLLGHTVPQHIPECGLNLYPVAKHALYTLDEVLRRELFPHKLMRLSTISPGLTRTDFGGAPTEDEKKKWEEMIEPDEILLPEDVARGVNFILASPPHVTIANLLMVPAREKY; encoded by the exons atggaaCGTTGGGTAGACAAGGTCGCTGTGGTGACAGGCGCTAGCTCAGGCATTGGCTGGGCCATCGCGCAGGACCTGCTTAAATCCGGTATGATTGTGATTGGCTTGGCGCGCCGCCTGCAGCAAATGGAGGAACTCAAGGAGGAGCTAGATGCCAGCATACGCGAGCGCTTTTATCCGCGCTCCTGCGATATGACTGTGCTGCCGTCGGTAAAGAGCAACTTTCACTGGATCGAACAGCGTTTCCATCGACTGCATGTGCTCGTCAACAATGCAGGCATGGTGGAGATGACCAAAGTGCTGGAGGAGGGCAACGAGGCCATACTGCAGCGTGTGATTGATGTGAATCTCATGGGCACGGTGAATTGCACCAAGCAGGCGTATAGACTGATGCAGACCACCATGGCGCAGGGCGAGGCGTGTCATATAATAACGGTGAATAGTCTGTTGGGGCATACCGTGCCGCAACATATACCCGAATGTGGACTGAATTTGTATCCGGTGGCGAAGCATGCGCTGTACACTCTTGACGAGGTTTTGCGGCGTGAACTCTTTCCGCACAAGCTGATGCGTTTGTCG ACCATTAGTCCCGGCCTGACGCGTACCGACTTTGGCGGCGCGCCTACTGAGGATGAGAAGAAGAAATGGGAGGAAATGATAGAACCAGATGAAATTTTGCTGCCTGAGGACGTGGCGCGTGGTGTGAATTTCATACTCGCCTCACCGCCCCACGTGACTATAGCGAATTTGCTGATGGTGCCGGCGCGGGAGAAATATTGA